Proteins encoded within one genomic window of Amorphoplanes friuliensis DSM 7358:
- a CDS encoding glycoside hydrolase family 76 protein, which translates to MRHKWIAALTVAATVLLQVQTSSAAQAATICNRYCDGRDPALSPGDRVATTSTLHGRSFKVHINDTDAMIWATVENGQAGDQVWLDRSFDGGRTWSGDSRLGDTTVPAGAGGWRTSMFNVDNWGSRGVGVLRACGKASDRPELTCTGWARSNWNAADRRTAAATALMMRFDQGTGLFDTNGWWTGANALTALIDNSRITGMHSYDYAIATTYDKQINARQGQFRNEYLDDTGWWGLAWVAAYDRTGDSRYLSTARADADHMFSYWDTRCGGGIYWRTDRTVKNAIANSLYIQLNAALSQRIGGDSVYRGRAQAGWSWFQSTGMINSSNLVNDGVNLSTCRNNGDVTWTYNQGVLINALVQLNRLTGDANALTVARRIGDAATTSTYLNNNGILREPNEPDQCSGDGVSFKGPFVRGLGVLNAAVGRPYDAYLRRQADSAYAKNRTSFDAYGSHWAGPYVSTNHSCQHSVLDLLNAAP; encoded by the coding sequence ATGCGCCACAAGTGGATCGCGGCTCTCACGGTCGCCGCCACCGTCCTCCTCCAGGTCCAGACCAGCTCGGCGGCCCAGGCAGCCACCATCTGCAACCGCTACTGCGACGGCCGCGACCCCGCCCTGTCCCCCGGCGACCGGGTCGCGACGACCAGCACCCTGCACGGCCGCTCCTTCAAGGTCCACATCAACGACACCGACGCGATGATCTGGGCCACCGTCGAGAACGGTCAGGCCGGCGACCAAGTCTGGCTCGACCGCTCCTTCGACGGCGGCCGCACGTGGTCGGGCGACAGCCGGCTCGGCGACACCACGGTCCCCGCGGGTGCCGGCGGCTGGCGTACCAGCATGTTCAACGTCGACAACTGGGGCTCCCGCGGTGTCGGCGTGCTCCGCGCCTGCGGCAAGGCGAGCGACCGGCCCGAGCTCACCTGCACCGGCTGGGCCCGCAGCAACTGGAACGCCGCGGACCGGCGCACGGCCGCGGCCACCGCCCTGATGATGCGCTTCGACCAGGGCACCGGCCTCTTCGACACCAACGGCTGGTGGACGGGGGCGAACGCCCTCACCGCGCTGATCGACAACAGCCGGATCACCGGGATGCACAGTTACGACTACGCGATCGCCACCACGTACGACAAGCAGATCAACGCGCGGCAGGGGCAGTTCCGCAACGAGTACCTCGACGACACCGGCTGGTGGGGACTCGCGTGGGTGGCCGCGTACGACCGGACGGGCGACAGCCGCTACCTGAGCACCGCCCGTGCGGACGCCGACCACATGTTCAGCTACTGGGACACGCGCTGCGGCGGTGGCATCTACTGGCGCACCGACCGCACGGTCAAGAACGCCATCGCGAACAGCCTCTACATCCAGCTCAACGCGGCCCTGTCCCAGCGCATCGGCGGTGACAGCGTTTATCGCGGGCGCGCGCAGGCGGGCTGGAGCTGGTTCCAGAGCACCGGAATGATCAACAGCTCGAACCTGGTCAACGACGGTGTCAACCTCAGCACCTGCCGCAACAACGGTGACGTCACCTGGACCTACAACCAGGGTGTGCTGATCAACGCCCTGGTGCAGCTCAACCGGCTGACGGGCGACGCCAACGCGCTGACCGTGGCCCGCCGGATCGGCGACGCGGCCACCACGAGCACCTATCTCAACAACAACGGCATCCTGCGCGAGCCCAACGAACCGGACCAGTGCAGCGGTGACGGCGTCTCGTTCAAGGGCCCGTTCGTCCGCGGGCTGGGCGTCCTCAACGCTGCTGTGGGCCGGCCCTACGATGCCTACCTGCGGCGACAGGCCGATTCCGCGTACGCGAAGAACCGCACGAGCTTCGACGCGTACGGCAGCCACTGGGCCGGTCCGTACGTCAGCACGAACCATTCCTGCCAGCACAGCGTGCTCGACCTCTTGAACGCGGCTCCGTAG
- a CDS encoding AAA family ATPase — translation MTWGHGLIVGKFYPPHAGHHALIDAAAAACERVTVVVAPSSHESVPLDLRLAWLRETHTANVRFVGVHDDHPVDYADPAVWDLHVAVFRAAAGPGPVDAVFSSEAYGEELARRFSAEAVTVDLDRIKVPVSGTAVRADPVAHWDLLGPGVRSWLCRRVIVVGAESSGTTTMARALARHYRTRGGVWAQTRWVPEFGRELTVRKLDALRRSRPEATVDEVVWGRDDFMTVADEQSAAEDWAARESSPLVIGDTDALATTIWEERYLGSGSAAVRERVRPPSLYLLTDHEQVPFVDDGLRDGEAVRAWMTGRFREVLAAQGVPWRVLTGSYGDRLRAAVAACDEVLASGWSFAPPLSHS, via the coding sequence ATGACCTGGGGTCACGGGCTGATCGTCGGCAAGTTCTATCCGCCGCACGCCGGGCACCACGCGCTGATCGACGCGGCGGCCGCGGCCTGCGAGCGGGTCACCGTCGTCGTGGCGCCCTCCTCACACGAGTCGGTGCCGCTCGACCTGCGGCTCGCCTGGTTGCGCGAGACACACACGGCCAACGTCCGCTTCGTCGGTGTGCACGACGACCATCCCGTCGACTACGCCGATCCTGCAGTCTGGGACCTCCACGTGGCCGTCTTCCGGGCCGCGGCCGGCCCTGGCCCGGTCGACGCCGTCTTCTCCTCGGAGGCCTACGGCGAGGAACTGGCCCGGCGGTTCAGCGCGGAGGCGGTCACCGTCGACCTCGACCGGATCAAGGTCCCCGTCTCCGGTACGGCGGTGCGCGCCGATCCGGTCGCTCACTGGGACCTGCTCGGGCCGGGCGTGCGGAGCTGGCTGTGCCGCCGCGTCATCGTTGTCGGCGCCGAGTCGTCCGGGACCACCACGATGGCCCGCGCCCTGGCCCGGCACTACCGCACCAGGGGCGGCGTCTGGGCGCAGACGCGCTGGGTGCCGGAGTTCGGACGCGAGCTGACGGTCCGCAAGCTCGACGCGCTGCGGCGGTCCCGCCCGGAGGCCACGGTCGACGAGGTGGTCTGGGGCAGGGACGACTTCATGACGGTGGCCGACGAGCAGAGCGCAGCGGAGGACTGGGCGGCCCGCGAGAGCTCACCCCTCGTCATCGGCGACACGGACGCGCTGGCCACGACCATCTGGGAGGAGCGCTACCTCGGCAGTGGCTCCGCCGCCGTCCGCGAGCGGGTGCGCCCGCCGTCCCTCTACCTCCTCACCGATCACGAGCAGGTGCCGTTCGTCGACGACGGGTTGCGCGACGGTGAGGCCGTGCGGGCCTGGATGACCGGGCGCTTCCGTGAGGTTCTGGCTGCTCAGGGCGTACCGTGGCGGGTTTTGACCGGGAGTTATGGGGACCGGCTGCGCGCCGCGGTGGCCGCCTGTGACGAGGTGCTCGCGTCGGGGTGGTCTTTTGCGCCTCCCCTAAGCCATTCCTGA
- a CDS encoding putative bifunctional diguanylate cyclase/phosphodiesterase, translated as MDHAPRTSAWDRRLLLISGSLAVAGTVWFTVVYAFGEIGPTILGWAMMPVSAAVATVVCRRSSTDPSLTDAARLFWRRFGFAFAVLTAAMTSHVIDSIGPGLAMSTRVGAVTGLLHAAFLLLLSWPLFGLPLGARTRGQLVTTGLDVGILVSGAAVFFWHFSAQRLFEGSAAGTVSIVASVSFVITGLVTMLAIAKVAATGATSLGHRSMWALGSSLVATGLVTALTPLLATRPHLDITLLGVPVAAFLVAFGAAGTRAHGLPPAPNRRRTSPLPYVMAAATNALLIYVVAVDSSDRLPVTVVAVLLTGLVIIRQLIALRDNDNLVTRLEHREERFRLLVQNSTDVVTITAPNGRIHYISPAVRRVLGSEPEPMAGTNIAHRVHPDDREVVATNVAHVISRPGNSATYQARMSHADGSWRTLEIISVNLTDVPSVAGVVSNSRDVTETVQAHERLSYEATHDVLTGLANRALFGDRVQAGVANAGPGNTISIVLIDLDDFKTVNDTLGHSVGDGLLVAVADRMRASVRPTDIVARLGGDEFAILFEGVGGDTVDRVLERIADALAVPVEIDGHLLGVRASFGVVDGQAGDDDAGDLLRRADIAMYEAKERGEGGYQRYRPGMEARGAERNRLTAALLAALDQDELVLRYQPVVTLPEGRLTGVEALVRWQHPERGLLGPGEFIPGAEETGLIVPLGRWVLREACRQATAWIDDLGDLAPGTMSVNASARQLQEPGFAAEVAAALRDSGLAAGRLTIEITESTAVGGGATQDNLRGLRALGVRLSLDDFGTGASTLSLLANCPVDQIKLDRSFAPGPGPDAIAGAVLQLARALGVEAVAEGVETPAQAAKLGDLGYVRAQGFHFARPMTPEDVGAGIRARQVTELAGSFSARP; from the coding sequence ATGGACCACGCACCACGCACTTCGGCGTGGGACCGGCGGCTGCTCCTGATCTCCGGATCATTGGCAGTCGCCGGGACCGTGTGGTTCACCGTCGTCTACGCGTTCGGGGAGATCGGTCCGACGATCCTGGGCTGGGCGATGATGCCGGTCAGCGCCGCGGTGGCGACCGTGGTGTGCCGGCGCAGCAGCACCGACCCGAGCCTCACCGACGCCGCACGCCTCTTCTGGCGGCGGTTCGGTTTTGCGTTCGCCGTCCTGACCGCCGCGATGACCTCGCACGTCATCGACTCGATCGGTCCGGGGCTCGCCATGTCGACCCGGGTCGGCGCGGTCACCGGGCTGCTGCACGCGGCGTTCCTGCTGCTGCTCTCGTGGCCGCTCTTCGGGTTGCCGCTGGGTGCGCGTACGCGGGGCCAGCTGGTGACCACGGGCCTGGACGTGGGCATCCTGGTCTCGGGCGCGGCGGTCTTCTTCTGGCACTTCTCCGCGCAACGGCTCTTCGAGGGCTCGGCAGCCGGCACGGTCTCGATCGTCGCCAGCGTCAGCTTCGTGATCACGGGCCTGGTCACCATGCTCGCCATCGCCAAGGTCGCCGCCACCGGCGCCACGTCGCTCGGGCACCGCTCGATGTGGGCCCTGGGCTCCTCGCTGGTCGCCACCGGTCTGGTCACCGCTCTGACACCGCTGCTGGCGACCCGGCCCCACCTCGACATCACGCTGCTCGGCGTCCCCGTCGCGGCGTTCCTGGTCGCGTTCGGTGCGGCCGGGACGCGGGCTCACGGCCTGCCGCCGGCCCCGAACCGCCGCCGGACCTCCCCGCTGCCGTACGTGATGGCCGCCGCGACCAACGCGCTGCTGATCTACGTCGTCGCGGTCGACAGCAGCGACCGCCTGCCGGTGACCGTCGTGGCGGTGCTGCTGACGGGCCTGGTGATCATCCGTCAGCTCATCGCCCTGCGCGACAACGACAACCTGGTCACCCGGCTCGAGCACCGGGAAGAGCGCTTCCGCCTGCTGGTCCAGAACTCGACCGACGTCGTGACGATCACCGCGCCCAACGGCCGGATCCACTACATCAGCCCGGCCGTGCGGCGGGTCCTCGGCTCGGAGCCGGAGCCGATGGCCGGCACCAACATCGCGCACCGGGTGCACCCCGACGACCGCGAAGTCGTCGCGACCAACGTCGCGCACGTGATCAGCCGGCCCGGCAACTCCGCCACCTACCAGGCCCGGATGTCCCACGCCGACGGCTCGTGGCGGACGCTGGAGATCATCAGCGTGAACCTGACCGACGTGCCGAGTGTGGCCGGTGTGGTCAGCAACTCGCGGGACGTGACGGAGACCGTCCAGGCGCACGAGCGGCTCAGCTACGAGGCCACGCACGACGTGCTGACCGGGCTGGCCAACCGCGCACTCTTCGGCGACCGGGTCCAGGCCGGCGTGGCCAACGCGGGCCCCGGCAACACGATCAGCATCGTGCTGATCGACCTCGACGACTTCAAGACCGTCAACGACACCCTCGGCCACTCGGTCGGCGACGGGCTGCTCGTCGCCGTGGCCGACCGGATGCGCGCCAGCGTGCGCCCGACCGACATCGTGGCGCGCCTCGGCGGCGACGAGTTCGCCATCCTCTTCGAGGGGGTCGGTGGCGACACCGTCGACCGTGTGCTCGAACGCATCGCCGACGCGCTCGCCGTGCCGGTGGAGATCGACGGCCACCTGCTCGGCGTGCGTGCCAGCTTCGGGGTGGTCGACGGTCAGGCCGGTGACGACGACGCGGGTGACCTGCTGCGCCGGGCCGACATCGCCATGTACGAGGCCAAGGAACGCGGCGAGGGCGGCTACCAGCGGTACAGGCCCGGCATGGAGGCGCGCGGCGCCGAGCGCAACCGGCTCACCGCCGCTCTGCTGGCCGCGCTCGACCAGGACGAGCTGGTCCTGCGCTACCAGCCGGTGGTGACGCTGCCCGAGGGCCGGCTCACCGGTGTCGAGGCCCTGGTCCGCTGGCAGCACCCGGAGCGCGGGCTGCTCGGCCCGGGCGAGTTCATCCCGGGCGCGGAGGAGACCGGCCTGATCGTGCCGCTCGGCCGCTGGGTTCTGCGCGAGGCCTGCCGTCAGGCCACCGCGTGGATCGACGACCTGGGCGACCTGGCGCCGGGCACCATGTCGGTGAACGCGTCCGCCCGGCAGCTGCAGGAGCCCGGCTTCGCCGCCGAGGTGGCGGCCGCGCTGCGCGACTCCGGGCTGGCCGCGGGCCGTCTGACGATCGAGATCACCGAGTCCACGGCCGTGGGCGGCGGCGCGACGCAGGACAACCTGCGCGGGCTGCGGGCGCTGGGCGTACGCCTGTCGCTCGACGACTTCGGCACCGGCGCGTCGACGCTCAGCCTGCTGGCGAACTGCCCGGTGGACCAGATCAAGCTGGACCGGTCGTTCGCGCCCGGCCCGGGACCCGACGCCATCGCCGGCGCCGTGCTGCAGCTGGCCCGGGCCCTGGGGGTCGAAGCGGTGGCCGAGGGTGTCGAGACGCCGGCCCAGGCCGCGAAGCTGGGAGATCTCGGTTACGTCCGGGCGCAGGGTTTCCACTTCGCCCGGCCGATGACGCCGGAGGACGTGGGCGCGGGTATCCGCGCCCGGCAGGTCACTGAGCTGGCCGGCTCGTTTTCAGCGCGGCCATGA
- a CDS encoding GGDEF domain-containing protein: protein MADWISRGDRLPVPVTAYGPLHLLARQVHRLANTGQPHEAITAADAFLVIARTVRDEKTIRLLTQGKMYALLAMGRYVEATMLGEELLRTAGSLLNEAKTLCDLAQLHLLRGHYVDCMRNLARAGVLLNAGPAGTDRHRSAMCSFAEAATVAEMYETAAIAYDQLCADDSPNRSTSFDLVHAVTLLYWGLRLAHVGRSEESRSRLRRSAEITRSRLDDQPDLQVMAVHALALAKLGETTVAEKLAREAVLPLRTGETYQYARMAHLALGISLRAHGLLHEARREFIAARDLSEHGCRPDERPIIRFELALTALELDNGQSSRDLFETVEGQVRELWRLRLQRLAMLRQAGQREEAEAARARAEHEVMLDPLTGLGNRRKFDLLLDTVDAGRDRGPLTLLLIDVDHFKAVNDAYSHSAGDRALREVATILRAHCRTGDEAVRYAGDEFVVFLRGDSTAGRDVAERIRTAVAAATILPEARLTVSIGVATWSPALTGDALFRAADDRLYAAKWSGRNTTAA, encoded by the coding sequence ATGGCGGACTGGATCTCGCGGGGCGACCGGCTGCCCGTGCCCGTGACCGCGTACGGTCCGCTGCACCTGCTCGCCCGGCAGGTGCACCGGCTCGCCAACACCGGGCAGCCCCACGAGGCGATCACGGCGGCCGATGCGTTCCTGGTCATCGCCCGTACCGTCCGCGACGAGAAGACGATCCGCCTCCTCACCCAGGGCAAGATGTACGCCCTCCTGGCCATGGGCCGGTACGTCGAGGCGACGATGCTGGGCGAGGAACTCCTGCGCACCGCGGGATCGCTGCTCAACGAGGCCAAGACCCTCTGCGACCTCGCCCAGCTCCACCTGCTGCGCGGCCACTACGTCGACTGCATGCGCAACCTCGCCCGCGCCGGCGTACTGCTGAACGCCGGACCCGCGGGCACCGACCGGCACCGGTCCGCGATGTGCTCGTTCGCCGAAGCCGCCACCGTCGCCGAGATGTACGAGACCGCGGCGATCGCGTACGACCAGCTCTGCGCGGACGACTCCCCGAACCGCTCGACGTCGTTCGACCTGGTCCACGCGGTGACACTGCTCTACTGGGGTCTGCGCCTGGCCCACGTCGGCCGCTCCGAGGAGTCCCGCAGCCGCCTGCGCCGCAGCGCCGAGATCACCCGCAGCCGCCTCGACGACCAGCCCGACCTGCAGGTCATGGCCGTGCACGCCCTGGCCCTGGCCAAACTCGGCGAGACGACGGTCGCCGAAAAACTGGCCCGGGAAGCGGTGCTGCCGCTGCGCACCGGCGAGACCTACCAGTACGCCCGGATGGCCCACCTGGCCCTCGGCATCAGCCTGCGCGCCCACGGCCTGCTCCACGAGGCCCGCCGCGAGTTCATCGCCGCCCGCGACCTGAGCGAACACGGCTGCCGGCCCGACGAACGCCCGATCATCCGCTTCGAACTGGCACTGACCGCCCTGGAACTCGACAACGGCCAGTCCAGCCGCGACCTCTTCGAAACGGTCGAGGGACAGGTGCGCGAGCTGTGGCGCCTGCGACTCCAGCGCCTGGCGATGCTCCGCCAGGCCGGCCAGCGCGAGGAAGCCGAAGCCGCCCGCGCCCGGGCCGAACACGAGGTCATGCTCGACCCGCTGACCGGCCTCGGCAACCGCCGCAAGTTCGACCTGCTCCTCGACACCGTGGACGCCGGACGCGACCGCGGGCCCCTGACACTGCTCCTGATCGACGTCGACCACTTCAAGGCCGTCAACGACGCGTACTCCCACAGCGCCGGCGACCGCGCCCTCCGCGAAGTCGCCACGATCCTGCGCGCCCACTGCCGCACCGGCGACGAAGCGGTCCGCTACGCCGGCGACGAGTTCGTGGTCTTCCTCCGCGGCGACAGCACAGCCGGCCGCGACGTCGCCGAACGCATCCGCACGGCCGTCGCCGCAGCCACGATCCTCCCCGAGGCCCGCCTCACCGTCAGCATCGGCGTCGCCACCTGGTCCCCTGCCCTCACCGGCGACGCCCTCTTCCGAGCCGCCGACGACCGCCTCTACGCCGCCAAATGGAGCGGCCGCAACACCACGGCCGCATGA
- the pnuC gene encoding nicotinamide riboside transporter PnuC, protein MIDWLSSVAFTTFGVGTTWAEVLGFATGLVNVGLLVRQHILNWPVGILNVLLLMLVFWSAGLYADAGLQIVYVILGFYGWWAWLYGGARHTRLVVRSTTRHEWLLLAVAGVLLTGVMWFFLDRFTGSTVPLADAVTTALSLLATYGQTRKLVESWWLWIAADLIYIPLYGYKDLWLTAILYVAFLILCILGLRAWRAAERA, encoded by the coding sequence GTGATCGATTGGCTCTCCAGCGTCGCCTTCACCACGTTCGGCGTGGGCACCACCTGGGCCGAGGTGCTCGGCTTCGCGACCGGCCTGGTCAACGTGGGTCTGCTGGTGCGTCAGCACATCCTCAACTGGCCAGTCGGCATCCTCAACGTCCTGCTGCTGATGCTCGTCTTCTGGTCCGCGGGCCTCTATGCCGACGCCGGCCTGCAGATCGTCTACGTGATCCTGGGCTTCTACGGCTGGTGGGCCTGGCTCTACGGCGGCGCGCGCCACACCCGCCTGGTGGTCCGCAGCACGACCCGTCACGAGTGGCTGCTGCTGGCGGTCGCCGGTGTGCTGCTGACCGGCGTGATGTGGTTCTTCCTCGACCGTTTCACCGGTTCGACGGTCCCGCTCGCCGACGCGGTCACCACCGCGCTGTCGTTGCTGGCGACCTACGGCCAGACCCGCAAGCTGGTCGAGAGCTGGTGGCTGTGGATCGCCGCCGACCTGATCTACATCCCGCTCTACGGATACAAGGACCTCTGGCTGACGGCGATCCTCTACGTCGCCTTCCTCATCCTGTGCATCCTGGGCCTGCGGGCCTGGCGAGCCGCGGAGCGCGCATGA
- the ygiD gene encoding 4,5-DOPA dioxygenase extradiol, with amino-acid sequence MTTMPAAFIGHGNPMNALETNRYTSAWRSFGASVPRPRAILVVSAHWYINATAVTAMPRPRTIHDFFGFPQQLFDVDYPAPGLPALAEEVSDIVKPTWVGADIDSWGIDHGTWSVLVHAFPDADIPVTQLSINADKGFDYHLELGAKLAPLRDSGVLILGSGNVVHNLGGVNRNMPDDGFDWAQRFDSDAKETMLDDPLNAARLDAHRDFRHAVPTPDHFLPLLYLAGLAGASHEGADVLVDGYAYGSLSMTAYTLGMPAAAQTTGGSAAAIPDGLPADGVNI; translated from the coding sequence ATGACCACGATGCCCGCCGCGTTCATCGGCCACGGCAACCCGATGAACGCGCTCGAGACCAACCGCTACACGAGCGCGTGGCGGTCCTTCGGCGCCTCGGTGCCCCGGCCGCGGGCGATCCTCGTGGTGTCGGCCCACTGGTACATCAACGCCACCGCCGTCACGGCGATGCCGCGACCGCGCACGATCCACGACTTCTTCGGCTTCCCGCAGCAGCTCTTCGACGTCGACTATCCGGCGCCGGGCCTGCCGGCGCTGGCCGAGGAGGTCAGCGACATCGTCAAGCCGACCTGGGTCGGCGCCGACATCGACTCGTGGGGCATCGACCACGGCACCTGGTCGGTGCTGGTGCACGCGTTCCCGGACGCCGACATCCCGGTCACCCAGCTCTCCATCAACGCCGACAAGGGCTTCGACTACCACCTCGAGCTCGGCGCCAAGCTCGCCCCGCTGCGGGACTCCGGCGTCCTGATCCTCGGCAGCGGCAACGTCGTCCACAACCTCGGCGGCGTGAACAGGAACATGCCCGACGACGGCTTCGACTGGGCCCAGCGCTTCGACTCCGACGCCAAGGAGACGATGCTCGACGACCCGCTGAACGCCGCCCGCCTCGACGCCCACCGCGACTTCCGGCACGCCGTCCCGACCCCGGACCACTTCCTGCCGCTGCTCTACCTGGCCGGCCTGGCCGGAGCAAGCCACGAAGGCGCGGACGTGCTGGTCGACGGGTACGCCTACGGCAGCCTGTCGATGACGGCGTACACCCTCGGGATGCCCGCCGCCGCGCAGACCACGGGTGGCAGCGCTGCGGCGATCCCGGACGGGCTGCCCGCCGACGGCGTCAACATCTAA
- a CDS encoding LamG domain-containing protein yields the protein MVKRAMIAGAVLSLLASGAAYGYWGTMGTGSGSAQTGTAAPLTLTPGTPTTRLYPGGSADVAVTVTNPNPYAVRVGRLALDTAQGTGGFAVDAGHAACGVASLAFATQSNGGDGWTIPANGALSLQLAGALTMTTAAANACQGATFSVYLATDRDAYAAVRNTSGLVSYWRLGADPDVADNFTGTPATALPAHTGTVATSWTTFAGTDPVLSAANRVRRSVPGWSLVHSGTAPASADYTVEADVYAATLVAGDSIGVVGRLNTSTSSYYSARYRMSDQSWHLYRTAGGTNTSLASAGATLSAGQTYRVRLDLAGTTLTLSIDGMVVATATDATLAATGRAGLQLGENGVNAAVSDSTGLHADNFRVFRNSGSAASDSAGANSGAYLGSVVQNEPGALAGDLNAAVVLNGSTGAMRVAPATGLPVGAASRSVEIWFKRSGTTDAALFSYGSASAAKLFAARLTSANNLRVWGFALDRDFTLPYPTSDNVWHHVVVTYDGGVLRVYLDGTGLTPLTATLDTTVDGSGFTVGSATGAYFFGGSLDEVAVYSQVLSPATITDHYRAGRGT from the coding sequence GTGGTGAAGCGCGCCATGATCGCGGGTGCCGTGCTGTCGCTGCTCGCCTCCGGCGCTGCCTACGGCTACTGGGGCACGATGGGGACGGGCTCCGGCTCGGCGCAGACCGGAACCGCCGCACCGCTCACGCTCACCCCCGGCACGCCCACCACGCGTCTCTACCCCGGCGGCAGCGCGGATGTCGCGGTCACCGTCACCAACCCCAACCCGTACGCGGTCAGAGTCGGCCGTCTGGCCCTCGACACCGCCCAGGGCACCGGCGGGTTTGCCGTTGACGCCGGCCATGCCGCCTGCGGTGTCGCGTCGCTCGCCTTCGCGACCCAGAGCAACGGCGGTGACGGCTGGACCATCCCGGCCAACGGCGCACTCAGCCTGCAGCTCGCCGGGGCGCTGACCATGACGACCGCCGCCGCCAACGCCTGCCAGGGCGCCACCTTCTCCGTCTACCTGGCCACCGACCGCGATGCCTACGCCGCGGTCCGGAACACGTCCGGGCTGGTCAGCTACTGGCGGCTGGGCGCGGATCCCGATGTGGCGGACAACTTCACCGGTACGCCCGCAACCGCCCTGCCCGCCCACACCGGTACGGTCGCGACGAGCTGGACGACCTTCGCCGGCACCGACCCGGTGCTCTCCGCCGCGAACCGTGTCCGCCGCAGCGTCCCGGGCTGGTCGCTGGTCCACTCCGGTACGGCGCCGGCAAGCGCCGACTACACCGTCGAGGCCGACGTGTACGCCGCGACGCTCGTTGCCGGCGACTCGATCGGTGTGGTGGGCCGGCTCAACACGTCGACCAGCAGTTACTACTCCGCGCGGTACCGGATGTCCGACCAGTCCTGGCACCTGTACCGGACAGCCGGCGGCACGAACACCAGTCTCGCTTCCGCGGGTGCGACACTCAGCGCCGGTCAGACGTACCGGGTCCGGCTGGATCTGGCCGGCACCACCCTGACGCTGTCGATCGACGGGATGGTGGTGGCCACGGCCACCGATGCGACCCTGGCCGCGACCGGTCGTGCCGGGCTGCAGCTGGGCGAGAACGGTGTCAACGCCGCCGTCTCGGACAGCACGGGGCTGCACGCCGACAACTTCAGGGTCTTCCGGAACTCCGGCTCGGCCGCGTCCGACAGCGCGGGTGCCAACTCCGGCGCCTATCTCGGCTCGGTCGTCCAGAACGAGCCGGGTGCCCTGGCCGGTGACCTGAACGCCGCGGTTGTCCTCAACGGCTCCACCGGTGCGATGCGGGTGGCGCCGGCGACGGGCCTGCCGGTCGGCGCGGCCTCCCGGTCGGTCGAGATCTGGTTCAAACGCAGCGGTACGACCGACGCGGCGCTGTTCTCCTACGGGTCGGCGAGTGCCGCCAAGCTCTTCGCGGCCCGGCTGACGTCGGCGAACAACCTCCGGGTCTGGGGTTTCGCCCTGGACCGCGACTTCACGCTGCCCTACCCGACCAGCGACAACGTCTGGCATCACGTGGTTGTCACCTACGACGGCGGTGTGCTGCGGGTCTACCTCGACGGCACCGGCCTGACACCGCTGACCGCCACGCTGGACACCACTGTGGACGGCTCGGGCTTCACGGTCGGGTCGGCCACCGGCGCCTACTTCTTCGGTGGATCACTCGACGAGGTCGCCGTCTACAGCCAGGTGCTGTCCCCGGCGACGATCACGGACCACTACCGCGCCGGCCGCGGCACCTAG
- a CDS encoding GNAT family N-acetyltransferase: MRLSAFLAGPECHGVWTRRLGQVQLDPAEAAWVTGVIWDVDREIAVGRAGFHAKPDASGLVEIGYAVDPGQRRQGYARAALEVLLARAVAEPEVRRVRVSIRPDNIASFNLAMQYGFTKVGEQWDDEDGLEICYEVAA; this comes from the coding sequence GTGCGGCTGTCTGCGTTTCTGGCCGGGCCGGAGTGCCACGGCGTGTGGACGCGGCGCCTCGGTCAGGTGCAGCTGGATCCGGCCGAGGCGGCCTGGGTCACCGGCGTGATCTGGGACGTGGACAGGGAGATCGCCGTGGGGCGGGCCGGTTTTCACGCGAAGCCGGATGCGAGCGGCCTGGTGGAGATCGGCTACGCGGTTGATCCCGGGCAGAGACGCCAGGGTTACGCGCGGGCCGCTCTGGAGGTGCTGCTGGCCCGGGCGGTGGCTGAGCCGGAGGTGCGGCGTGTCCGCGTGAGCATCCGGCCGGACAACATCGCGTCCTTCAACCTGGCGATGCAGTACGGCTTCACGAAGGTCGGCGAGCAGTGGGACGACGAGGACGGCCTGGAGATCTGCTACGAGGTGGCGGCTTAG